A genomic window from Purpureocillium takamizusanense chromosome 2, complete sequence includes:
- the COX11_1 gene encoding Cytochrome c oxidase assembly protein cox11, mitochondrial (COG:O~antiSMASH:Cluster_2.1~EggNog:ENOG503NW27), producing MSVSRNISSYLHCSSSASPARTLPLFESLFPIMSPATEIPAAKRVAVVGSGCSGIAAVWALKNTVHDVYLYEADARLGGHSNTVQWQNGKYSVGVDTGFIVLNTATYPNFIRFLKLLNVATEVTDMALGVSRDYGAFEWGGKSLRSVFCQAKNLFSIRMWRMLFDVLRFNQFALDVLINSKEESQSESEDDPGNDESIGAYLDRHGYSHAFRDGYLIPITASVWSTKPKTCMDEFPVLTLIRFLWNHHNLSALSSRPEWLTLKNGSRAYIDAVMDDFPTDHVFLNTPVKRVENHNGHISLYTTNDEPQIFDHVILATHGDQALSILGSAATDEERSILSCFKTSKNEVVLHSDLTHMPQRRGAWCSWNYMTLSPRSESSTDVVSLTYNMNTLQHIPKDQFGHVLVTLNPLHEPTPALTQGRFDYSHPIYTSKAVAAQRRLQKIQNKRGISFAGAWTNYGFHEDGFSSGLRVARDHLGATLPFEIIDSSFSRGKIPHLSIIDYAIRVFITLIQSLVIQPLETIADIVSQLSWTHKDARDGRRDVSKAAM from the exons ATGTCTGTCTCGAGGAATATCTCGTCATATTTGCATTGCTCATCATCCGCGAGTCCAGCTCGAACGCTGCCACTCTTTGAATCGCTTTTTCCCATCATGAGTCCTGCTACTGAGATTCCTGCAGCCAAGAGAGTTGCCGtggtcggcagcggctgctcTGGCATTGCAGCTGTGTGGGCTTTGAAGAACACAGTACACGATGTTTACCTATACGAGGCAGACGCTCGGCTCGGCGGCCACTCCAACACGGTTCAGTGGCAGAATGGGAAATACTCGGTAGGGGTCGATACGGGGTTTATCGTGCTGAATACGGCTACTTATC CAAACTTCATCCGGTTTTTGAAGTTATTGAACGTTGCCACTGAGGTGACTGATATGGCTCTCGGCGTGTCAAGAGACTACGGGGCGTTTGAATGGGGTGGGAAAAGTCTGCGATCTGTGTTCTGCCAGGCCAAGAACCTCTTCTCCATCCGGATGTGGCGCATGTTATTCGATGTCCTTCGGTTCAATCAATTTGCTCTGGATGTCTTGATCAACTCCAAAGAGGAGTCTCAAAGCGAGAGCGAAGACGATCCCGGCAACGATGAGAGCATTGGCGCTTATCTGGATCGCCACGGCTACTCTCACGCATTTCGGGATGGTTATCTGATACCAATCACTGCATCAGTATGGAGCACAAAACCCAAAACATGCATGGATGAGTTTCCTGTTCTCACCCTTATCCGATTTTT ATGGAACCATCATAACCTCTCAGCGCTCTCCTCCCGGCCCGAGTGGCTCACTTTAAAAAATGGGTCCAGGGCTTATATCGATGCTGTGATGGACGACTTTCCAACTGATCATGTGTTCCTAAACACCCCGGTGAAGCGTGTGGAAAATCACAACGGACACATTTCGCTTTACACGACGAATGATGAACCGCAAATCTTTGACCATGTTATTTTGGCTACGCATGGTGACCAAGCGCTGTCGATACTGGGCTCTGCAGCGACAGATGAGGAGAGATCGATACTCTCATGCTTTAAGACATCAAAGAATGAGGTTGTTTTGCACTCAGACCTAACTCACATGCCCCAAAGACGCGGAGCATGGTGCAGTTGGAACTATATGACACTCTCTCCTCGGTCAGAGTCATCCACTGACGTAGTGTCTTTGACATATAACATGAACACATTGCAACATATTCCAAAGGACCAGTTTGGCCATGTTTTGGTAACCCTCAACCCTCTTCATGAACCGACGCCGGCACTCACCCAAGGTCGTTTCGACTACTCGCACCCCATATACACGTCGAAGGCAGTTGCCGCACAGAGGAGGTTACAAAAGATCCAGAACAAGAGAGGCATTAGCTTTGCCGGGGCCTGGACGAACTACGGCTTCCACGAAGACGGTTTCAGCAGCGGATTACGAGTAGCCCGGGATCACCTAGGTGCAACACTTCCATTTGAAATCATCGACTCTTCGTTTAGCCGAGGAAAGATACCCCACTTGAGCATCATCGACTACGCAATCCGTGTCTTCATCACACTTATTCAATCACTTGTGATCCAGCCATTGGAGACCATTGCGGACATTGTGTCACAGCTGTCGTGGACACACAAGGACGCGCGGGACGGAAGAAGAGATGTATCGAAAGCGGCGATGTAG
- a CDS encoding Cyclopropane-fatty-acyl-phospholipid synthase (SMCOG1089:methyltransferase~COG:M~EggNog:ENOG503NV5J~antiSMASH:Cluster_2.1): protein MQHHSDMAAQITSTLEAVTARLLWWAQPWTAHLSRLAVLRILARITTGSLLVIDESRATKHVFGHSPLTGEDHEAAGGASVPPSLHVELVVKSEAFWSRLLFLADIGFAECYMLGDVECNDLTAFFQVCAPIVHPMLSRIHIYSPCPCQLFISNRAELGNGETVFSMLPSAIATIGRPTNSRATSLLNTAAHYDISNDMFAAFLSKDMTYSCPIWRTAPAREPRGEVESLQDAQHRKLQRFIQGARIAASDHVLEIGTGWGSFAIEAVKQTGCRITSITLSRRQKELAERRVKLAGLAHRIEVKFMDYRDLPTPEKPFDKIISIEMIEAVGKAHLAEYFAAIHTLLNPDTGIAMFQCITIPEALHAAGDGKSGFIDRYIFPGGYLPSTTELVNHITMQSKGTLVVESIENIGAHYARALRLWREKFITEFDSTISPTMQHHRSSPTSHEASEVFRRKWEYYFSYCEAGFLTRTLGDVIITVGRVGAMELAEGIPL, encoded by the exons GGAAGCCTACTTGTCATCGATGAGAGTCGCGCCACCAAGCACGTCTTCGGTCACAGCCCGTTGACTGGTGAGGACCACGaggctgccggcggcgcaagcGTTCCTCCCTCACTCCATGTTGAGCTGGTTGTCAAAAGCGAGGCTTTTTGGTCCAGACTACTCTTCCTTGCCGACATTGGCTTTGCTGAATGCTACATGCTGGGTGACGTTGAATGCAATGATTTGACTGCCTTCTTTCAGGTGTGTGCGCCAATCGTCCACCCAATGCTCTCACGAATCCATATTTACAGCCCCTGTCCCTGCCAGCTTTTCATCAGCAACAGAGCAGAGCTTGGCAACGGCGAAACCGTCTTCTCCATGTTGCCGTCGGCCATCGCCACGATAGGGCGGCCGACCAACTCACGTGCCACTTCACTGCTCAATACGGCCGCTCACTATGATATAAGCAACGACATGTTCGCCGCTTTCCTTTCCAAGGACATGACGTACTCTTGTCCTATCTGGCGAACTGCCCCCGCTAGAGAGCCGAGAGGAGAGGTGGAAAGCTTACAGGATGCACAACATCGGAAGCTTCAACGCTTCATCCAGGGAGCAAGAATAGCGGCATCGGACCATGTTCTCGAGATTGGAACTGGCTGGGGCTCCTTTGCGATTGAGGCGGTGAAGCAGACCGGCTGTCGTATCACATCCATAACCTTGTCTCGGAGGCAGAAAGAGCTGGCCGAAAGGAGGGTCAAGCTAGCCGGCCTGGCTCATCGCATTGAGGTCAAGTTCATGGACTACCGTGATCTACCAACGCCAGAAAAACCATTTGATAAGATCATTTCCATAGAAATGATAGAGGCGGTGGGGAAAGCTCACCTGGCGGAATACTTCGCGGCCATTCATACGCTGCTGAACCCAGACACGGGCATTGCCATGTTCCAATGCATTACTATACCAGAGGCTttgcacgccgccggcgatggtAAATCCGG CTTCATTGATCGGTACATCTTTCCCGGTGGGTACTTGCCGTCTACGACGGAGTTGGTCAATCACATTACTATGCAATCCAAAGGGACATTGGTTGTTGAATCTATCGAGAACATCGGAGCTCATTACGCCAGAGCACTGCGCCTGTGGAGAGAAAAGTTTATCACGGAATTTGACAGCACCATTTCGCCCACCATGCAGCATCACCGTTCATCACCCACATCTCATGAGGCCAGTGAGGTATTTCGCAGGAAATGGGAA TACTACTTTTCGTATTGCGAAGCCGGCTTTTTAACTAGAACTCTGGGCGACGTGATCATAACGGTGGGTAGAGTCGGGGCTATGGAGCTTGCGGAAGGAATACCGCTATAG
- a CDS encoding putative secondary metabolism biosynthetic enzyme (COG:H~SMCOG1089:methyltransferase~EggNog:ENOG503NYQ9~antiSMASH:Cluster_2.1) — MVIDCWARMMDYDWAIDAGYVPETIIRFGTRRIQQAQEAAIAKRTLTEAMSQKLEYVAKLRSQPIAIQTTTANEQQYEIGTGVFEAFLGPRMKYSCSLFQTGQETIAEAETAMLQTYASRAEFKNGMSILDLGCGWGSATLFFAEQYPASRVTGLSNSRTQKDKIVAEAAKRNLTNVEIITGDIAEYNFEPEQFDRVVSVELFEHMKNYELLMAKVATSLKPGGKLFVQIFCHNSTPYDFDEGWMSRYFFAGGTMPSADLLLYFQRDLQIQKQWWVNGSNYARTLQCWLSALRNNKQQVWPHLVETYGESNASSWYNRWLAYHAAGSELFGFGGGDVSGTCHYLFGKPE; from the exons ATGGTAATTGATTGTTGGGCTCGCATGATGGACTACG ATTGGGCGATTGACGCGGGATATGTCCCTGAGACCATTATTAGATTTGGCACCAGACGGATACAGCAGGCACAAGAGGCAGCAATCGCGAAGAGGACACTAACAGAGGCGATGAGTCAGAAACTAGAATATGTTGCAAAATTGCGCTCCCAGCCCATCGCGATACAGACAACCACTGCCAATGAGCAGCAGTACGAAATCGGCACAGGCGTGTTTGAGGCATTCCTCGGCCCTCGCATGAAGTATTCATGCTCGCTGTTCCAAACGGGACAAGAAACGATTGCGGAAGCGGAGACGGCGATGTTACAGACATACGCATCAAGGGCGGAATTTAAAAACGGCATGAGTATCCTTGACCTCGG ATGTGGTTGGGGATCAGCAACGCTGTTTTTCGCAGAACAGTATCCAGCATCTAGAGTGACTGGGCTATCCAATTCAAGGACCCAAAAAGACAAGATAGTTGCCGAAGCGGCAAAACGAAACCTGACAAATGTTGAAATCATCACGGGAGACATCGCAGAATACAATTTCGAACCTGAGCAATTCGATCGCGTGGTTTCCGTCGAG CTATTTGAACACATGAAAAACTACGAACTGTTAATGGCCAAAGTTGCTACCTCCCTCAAACCGGGTGGCAAGCTTTTCGTCCAGATCTTTTGCCACAACAGCACACCATACGACTTCGATGAGGGTTGGATGTCCAGATATTTCTTCGCCGGCGGTACCATGCCCTCTGCGGACTTGCTGCTGTATTTCCAACGTGACCTACAGATACAAAAGCAGTGGTGGGTGAATGGATCAAATTACGCAAGAACTTTACAG TGTTGGCTTTCGGCGCTCAGGAACAACAAGCAACAGGTATGGCCGCATCTTGTGGAAACGTACGGAGAGAGCAATGCCTCGTCTTGGTATAATCGGTGGCTTGCGTATCACGCAGCGGGGTCCGAACTTTTCgggtttggcggcggcgacgtctcaGGCACCTGTCACTACCTGTTCGGCAAGCCCGAGTGA